A stretch of the bacterium SCSIO 12827 genome encodes the following:
- the ispG gene encoding flavodoxin-dependent (E)-4-hydroxy-3-methylbut-2-enyl-diphosphate synthase, translating into MSQEAALPTDRAFAFGPKARRVSVPVKIGKVAMGGLNPIVVQSMTNTDTADIDGTVEQVHALAQAGSEIVRVTVDTERAAAAIPHIKEKLLARGVDTPIVGDFHYIGHKLLDSHPACAEALDKYRINPGNVGFKEKRDTQFSKMVEKAIEYGKPVRIGVNWGSLDQDLVVRLMDENAKSANPMTAAEVTQEALVQSAISNALRAEDLGLSRDRIVLSCKVSEVQSLIKVYRELANRGDWALHLGLTEAGMGSKGIVASTAAMAVLLQEGIGDTIRVSLTPSPGGDRTKEVIVAQEMLQTMGLRAFTPLVTACPGCGRTTSTFFQELADTVQGYVRGMMPTWREQYDGAENLSLAVMGCIVNGPGESKHADIGISLPGTGEAPTAPVFVDGEKVATLRGAAIAEDFKKIVDDYVARKYPRKTGAAPSGADAAE; encoded by the coding sequence ATGTCTCAGGAAGCCGCGCTTCCCACCGACCGCGCGTTCGCCTTTGGTCCCAAGGCGCGTCGGGTGAGCGTCCCCGTCAAAATCGGCAAGGTCGCCATGGGCGGCCTCAACCCCATCGTCGTGCAGTCCATGACCAACACGGACACCGCCGACATCGACGGCACGGTCGAGCAGGTCCATGCCCTGGCCCAGGCGGGGTCGGAAATCGTTCGCGTCACCGTCGATACGGAACGCGCCGCCGCCGCGATCCCGCATATCAAGGAAAAGCTGCTGGCGCGCGGCGTCGATACGCCCATCGTCGGCGACTTCCACTACATCGGCCACAAGCTGCTGGACAGCCATCCGGCCTGTGCCGAGGCCCTGGACAAGTATCGTATCAATCCCGGCAACGTGGGCTTCAAGGAAAAGCGCGATACGCAGTTCTCCAAGATGGTCGAAAAAGCCATCGAGTACGGCAAGCCCGTGCGCATCGGCGTCAACTGGGGGTCGCTCGACCAGGACCTGGTGGTCCGCCTGATGGACGAGAACGCCAAGTCGGCCAATCCCATGACAGCCGCGGAAGTGACGCAGGAAGCCCTGGTTCAGTCGGCGATCTCCAACGCGCTGCGAGCCGAAGATTTGGGTCTTTCGCGCGACCGCATCGTGCTCAGCTGTAAGGTCTCCGAGGTTCAGAGCCTGATCAAGGTCTACCGCGAACTGGCCAACCGGGGTGATTGGGCCCTGCACCTGGGCCTGACCGAAGCCGGCATGGGCTCGAAGGGCATTGTCGCCTCGACCGCCGCCATGGCTGTGCTGCTGCAGGAAGGCATCGGCGACACCATCCGTGTGTCGCTGACGCCGTCGCCCGGTGGCGACCGCACCAAGGAAGTCATCGTCGCCCAGGAAATGCTGCAGACCATGGGCCTGCGCGCCTTCACACCCCTGGTCACGGCCTGCCCCGGTTGCGGGCGCACGACCTCGACCTTCTTCCAGGAACTGGCCGACACCGTGCAGGGCTACGTGCGCGGCATGATGCCGACCTGGCGCGAACAGTACGATGGGGCGGAAAACCTGTCGCTTGCCGTCATGGGCTGCATCGTCAACGGCCCCGGTGAAAGCAAGCATGCCGATATCGGCATATCGCTCCCCGGCACCGGCGAGGCACCGACGGCGCCTGTGTTCGTCGACGGGGAAAAGGTCGCGACCCTGCGCGGTGCGGCCATTGCCGAGGACTTCAAGAAAATCGTCGACGACTATGTCGCCCGCAAGTACCCGCGCAAGACTGGTGCCGCTCCTTCCGGCGCCGATGCGGCGGAATAG
- a CDS encoding DUF4115 domain-containing protein has product MNHDPISRATPGGAAADHRTGVGGLLRASRLRCGEDLDVIAQVLRIRRRHLQAIEDGNFDQLPGTTYAVGFIRTYADYLGLDSEEVVRRFKGEQTLQPGKTPKADLVFPSPMSETGIPRGAVVFLGVVIGVIAYGGWYSSTVDNDFFKQWIEPVPARLAALLPGGAENDGPDRSQAVAADKPAPASSALSSEAAPEPTAVTEAATESAMPAGVGSDAQPSDTQASDQSAAVGAETVAAADTGSPTGSPTEQAQPELAQTEPAPAPATEPDAVPAPASEPATASSAPESVPAAAPVTETETVRPPESIAQPVETAELSAPPAPVASDTSTLAAEASESPPAPAATEVASTPTETAEARIVLTAISDSWVEVREQGTDTWVWGKLLRAGESYAVPDRPDLKLKTGNAGGLTITVDGDSAPAVGASGEVVRNVLLDPERLKAGTAVFR; this is encoded by the coding sequence GTGAACCACGATCCCATCTCACGGGCGACGCCGGGGGGCGCCGCCGCTGATCATCGTACGGGCGTCGGGGGGTTGTTACGGGCCTCGCGATTGCGCTGTGGTGAAGATCTGGACGTCATCGCCCAGGTATTGCGCATTCGCCGCCGTCACTTGCAGGCCATCGAGGACGGCAATTTCGATCAGCTTCCGGGGACGACCTACGCGGTCGGTTTCATCCGCACCTATGCGGATTATCTAGGGCTGGACAGTGAAGAAGTGGTGCGCCGCTTCAAAGGGGAACAAACCCTGCAGCCGGGCAAGACGCCGAAGGCCGATCTGGTCTTCCCGTCGCCGATGTCCGAGACGGGCATTCCGCGGGGTGCCGTTGTGTTCCTTGGCGTGGTGATCGGCGTCATTGCTTACGGCGGCTGGTACAGCTCGACCGTCGACAACGATTTCTTCAAGCAATGGATCGAGCCCGTGCCCGCGCGCTTGGCGGCTTTGCTGCCGGGCGGTGCGGAAAACGATGGCCCGGACCGTAGCCAGGCCGTGGCCGCGGACAAGCCCGCGCCTGCATCCTCCGCCCTTTCATCCGAAGCTGCGCCGGAACCGACAGCAGTGACCGAAGCCGCCACGGAGTCGGCCATGCCGGCAGGCGTGGGCAGCGATGCCCAGCCCTCCGATACCCAGGCTTCCGATCAGTCGGCCGCCGTTGGGGCCGAAACGGTGGCGGCCGCCGACACCGGGAGCCCGACCGGGAGCCCGACCGAACAGGCGCAGCCGGAATTGGCGCAGACGGAACCGGCCCCCGCGCCGGCGACCGAACCCGACGCCGTGCCGGCCCCGGCCAGCGAACCCGCCACGGCATCTTCGGCGCCGGAATCCGTGCCTGCCGCCGCGCCGGTGACGGAAACGGAAACCGTGCGTCCGCCCGAATCCATCGCCCAGCCCGTGGAAACCGCCGAACTGTCGGCACCTCCGGCCCCGGTCGCATCGGACACGTCGACCCTGGCTGCCGAGGCATCGGAAAGCCCGCCCGCGCCGGCGGCGACGGAAGTCGCCAGCACGCCGACCGAAACCGCGGAAGCCCGCATCGTCTTGACGGCGATCAGCGACAGCTGGGTCGAAGTCCGTGAACAGGGCACCGATACCTGGGTCTGGGGTAAATTGCTGCGCGCCGGTGAATCCTACGCCGTGCCCGACCGGCCCGACCTGAAGCTGAAGACCGGCAATGCCGGCGGCCTAACCATCACCGTCGACGGCGACAGCGCCCCGGCGGTCGGCGCCAGTGGCGAGGTCGTGCGCAATGTGCTGCTCGACCCCGAGCGTCTGAAGGCCGGCACCGCCGTTTTCCGCTGA
- the ptsP gene encoding phosphoenolpyruvate--protein phosphotransferase encodes MLSRVRAVMAAAATAQERLDQIVQVIALEMVAEVCSIYLRRAGDVLELFATQGLRKDAVHKTRLRIGEGLVGEIAAHALPFALEDAQSHPSFAYRPETGEELFHSLMGVPVLRGGRVTGVLVVQNRTRRAYEDEEVETLQTVAMVLAELVAGGDLVAANELLPVDGIALKPLRIEGLKLNGGIGIGVAVLHRPHLYIERIVGDDPAAERERLHQAFKTMHGALDDMLASDDMAKGGEHRDILETYRLIAQDAGWLSRIEDAILTGLSAEAAVQRVQNDLRARMAGIDDPYLRERAHDLDDLGYRLTQHLMGAEPGPREMPDNAILIARNMGPAQLLDYDSQKLRGLVLAEGSPNAHVAIVARALDLPVVGRLDNILDRVEEGDPLIIDGDHGQVYLRPGEDIRITFEDSMRLRAEQRAQYAELKDLPSVTKDGVAVNLLLNAGLRVDLMHLDHTGAIGIGLFRTEIPFMVEAETPTVDRQQEIYATVYERAGDRPVTFRTLDAGGDKVLPYWDAEESEENPAMGWRAIRVSLDRPALMRDQLRSLIRAAAGKTLRVMFPMVTEVAEFDAAKKLLDAELARARRRGQLLPSTVRAGVMLEVPGLIFQLPALTKRVDFISVGSNDMLQFLFAADRGNPMVASRYDDLAPAAINFLGQIARHCAETNTDLSLCGEMAGDPLAAMTLIGLGYRNLSMSAPSIGPVKAMVRSLDVGALENYLSGLSQSPAHSLREKLRAFAADHGVMV; translated from the coding sequence ATGCTCAGCCGGGTCCGCGCCGTCATGGCGGCGGCGGCGACGGCGCAGGAACGCCTGGATCAGATCGTCCAGGTGATCGCCCTCGAAATGGTCGCCGAAGTCTGTTCCATCTACTTGCGCCGCGCCGGCGACGTGCTCGAACTGTTCGCCACCCAGGGCCTGCGTAAGGACGCCGTGCACAAGACCCGCCTACGCATCGGCGAAGGTCTGGTCGGTGAAATCGCGGCTCATGCGTTGCCCTTTGCTCTTGAGGACGCGCAATCTCATCCCAGCTTTGCTTATCGTCCGGAAACCGGTGAAGAACTGTTTCATTCCCTGATGGGTGTGCCGGTTCTGCGCGGCGGGCGGGTTACCGGCGTTCTCGTGGTGCAGAACCGCACCCGCCGCGCTTACGAGGACGAAGAGGTCGAAACTCTTCAGACCGTCGCCATGGTGTTGGCCGAACTGGTTGCCGGTGGCGATCTGGTGGCGGCGAACGAACTATTGCCGGTCGACGGCATTGCATTGAAACCGCTGCGCATTGAGGGATTGAAGCTCAACGGCGGCATCGGTATCGGCGTGGCCGTCCTGCACCGCCCCCATCTGTACATCGAGCGGATCGTCGGCGACGACCCGGCGGCGGAACGCGAGCGCCTGCACCAGGCGTTCAAGACCATGCATGGGGCGCTCGACGACATGCTGGCCTCCGACGACATGGCCAAGGGCGGCGAGCATCGCGACATCCTGGAAACCTACCGCCTGATCGCTCAGGACGCGGGTTGGCTGTCACGCATCGAAGACGCCATTCTTACCGGCCTGTCCGCGGAAGCCGCCGTGCAGCGCGTGCAGAACGATCTGCGCGCCCGCATGGCCGGGATCGATGACCCTTATCTGCGCGAACGGGCACACGATCTGGACGACCTGGGCTATCGCCTGACCCAACACCTGATGGGGGCTGAGCCGGGGCCCCGCGAAATGCCCGACAACGCGATCCTGATCGCCCGCAACATGGGCCCGGCGCAGCTGCTGGACTACGACAGCCAGAAATTGCGCGGCCTGGTTCTGGCCGAAGGTTCGCCCAACGCCCATGTCGCCATTGTCGCCCGCGCGCTCGACCTGCCCGTTGTCGGGCGGCTCGATAATATTCTTGATCGGGTCGAAGAAGGTGATCCCCTGATCATCGACGGCGATCATGGTCAGGTCTATCTGCGTCCGGGCGAGGACATCCGCATCACCTTCGAGGACAGCATGCGGCTGCGCGCCGAACAGCGCGCCCAGTATGCGGAATTGAAGGACCTGCCGTCGGTGACCAAGGACGGTGTCGCGGTCAACCTGCTGCTCAACGCCGGGCTGCGCGTGGACCTCATGCACCTGGACCACACGGGGGCCATTGGCATCGGCCTGTTCCGCACGGAAATCCCCTTCATGGTGGAAGCCGAAACTCCGACCGTCGATCGCCAGCAGGAAATCTACGCCACGGTTTACGAGCGCGCCGGCGACCGCCCGGTGACTTTCCGCACCCTGGATGCGGGCGGTGACAAGGTGCTGCCCTATTGGGATGCCGAGGAATCGGAGGAAAACCCCGCCATGGGATGGCGTGCGATCCGGGTGTCGCTCGACCGCCCGGCGCTGATGCGCGACCAGCTGCGCTCCCTGATCCGCGCGGCGGCGGGTAAGACGCTGCGCGTGATGTTCCCCATGGTCACGGAAGTCGCCGAATTCGATGCCGCCAAAAAGCTGCTGGACGCCGAATTGGCCCGCGCGCGCCGGCGCGGCCAGTTACTGCCGTCCACCGTGCGGGCCGGGGTGATGCTCGAAGTGCCGGGCCTGATTTTCCAACTACCGGCCCTGACCAAGCGGGTCGATTTCATTTCCGTCGGCTCCAACGACATGCTGCAGTTCCTGTTCGCCGCCGACCGTGGCAATCCCATGGTCGCGTCCCGCTACGATGACCTGGCGCCCGCTGCCATCAATTTCCTGGGCCAGATCGCGCGGCATTGCGCGGAAACCAACACGGATCTCAGCCTGTGCGGCGAGATGGCCGGCGATCCGCTGGCGGCCATGACCTTGATCGGTTTGGGATACCGCAATCTGTCCATGTCGGCGCCGTCGATCGGGCCAGTCAAGGCCATGGTCCGCTCGCTCGATGTGGGGGCTTTGGAAAACTATCTTTCCGGGTTGTCGCAGTCGCCGGCCCATTCCCTTCGGGAAAAATTGAGGGCCTTTGCCGCAGATCATGGTGTAATGGTTTAA